The genomic region ttggtagttccaactaagtactgggtcaagctcttgagcttagcccacgatcatcctagtgtccatgctggggtgaacaggaccaaagaccttctggggggggggtcattccactagGAGGGAaagggcaaggatgtttctacctatgtccggtcttgtgaagtatgccaaagagtgggaaaaccccaagaccaggtcaaagcccctctccagccactccccatcattgaagttccacttcagcgagtagctgtggatattctgggtccttttccgaaaaagacacccagaggaaagcagtacatactgactttcaaggattttgccacccgatggccggaagcagtagctctaagcaacacaagtgctaaaagtgtgtgccaggcactagcagacatttttgccagggtaagtTGGCCcaccgacatcctcacagatgcagggactaatttcctggcaggaactatggaaaacctttgggaagctcatggggtaaatctgTTGGTCGCCACTTCTTACCACCATCAAataaatggcatggtggagaagtttaatggaactttgggggccatgatacgtaaattcgtaaatgagcactccagtgattgggacctagtgttgcaggaGTTAcactttgcctacagagctgtaccacatcccagtttagggtcttcaccatttgaacttgtgtatgcccgcgaggttaaggggccattacagttggtgaagcagcaatgggagggatttacaccttctccaggaactaacattctggactttgtaagcaacatacaaaacaccctccgaacctctttagcccttgctaaagaaaacctacaggatgctcaaaaagagcaaaaagcctgttatgataaacatgccagagagcgttccttcaaagtaggagaccagATCATGGTCtgaaaggcgctccaggcccataaaatggaagcctcatgggaagggccattcacggtccaggagcgcctgggagctgttaattatctcatagcattccccacctccaaccgaaagcctaaggtgtaccatattaattctctaaagcccttttattccagagaattaaaggtttgtcagtttacagcccagggaggagacgaagctgagtggcctgaaggtgtctactacgaagggaaaagtgctggtggtgtggaagaagtgaacctctccatgacccgtGGACATATGCAGCGAGAgtagatcaaggagctgtgcgctagctacgcgccgacgttctcacccaggactgactgaacgggtgtaccactccattgacacaggtaatgctcacccaattaaagtccaaccttaccaggtgtctcctcaagctaaaactgctatagaccgggagatccaggatatgttacagatgggtgtgatccacccctctggaagtgcatgggtatctccagtggttctagttcccaaaccagatggggagatacgtttttgcgtggaataccataagctaaatgctgtaacttgcccagacaactatccaatgccacgcatagatgaactattagagaaactgggacgggcccagttcatctctaccttggacttaaccaaggagtACTGGCACGTACctctagatgaatctgccaaggaaaggtcagccttcaccacccatgttgggctgtatgaatttaatgtactccctttcgggctgcaaaatgcacccgccaccttccaaagacttgtagatggtctcctagcagggtTGGGAGAATATGctgtcgcctaccttgatgatgtggccatatttttggattcctgggcagaacacctggaacatctacaaaaagtcttcgagcgcataagggaggcaggactaactgttaaggctaagaagtgtcaaaaaggcctaaacagagtggcttaccttggacaccaggtgggtcaaggaactatcaaccccctacaggccaaagtggatgctatccaaaagtggcctgtcccaaggtcaaagaaacaggttcaatccttcttaggcttggccggttattacagacgatttgtaccgcaatacagccaaattgccgccccactgacagacctaaccaaaaagaaacagccaaatgccattcagtggactgaagagtgtcagaaggcctttaaccagcttaaagcatcACTCATGTCTGAcactgtactaagggccccagactttgacaaaccattcctagtcaccacagatgcgtccgagcgtggtgtgggagcagttttaatgcaggaaggaccagatcaagaattccaccctgtagtgtttctcagcaaaaaactgtctgagaaggaaagcaactggtcagtcagtgaaaaagaatgttatgccattgtctacgctctggaaaagctacgcccatatgtttggggatggcgtttccacctgcaaaccgaccatgctgtgctacggtggcttcataccgccatgggaaataacaaaaaacttatttggtggagtttagctctccaggattttgatttcgacatccaacacatctcaggagcttctaacaaagtggctgatgcactctcccgtgaaagtttcccagaatcaactagtgaaaattgtccttgagatgtggaaaatattattagtctttatgtacttggtagtatatttagaggtgcatgtgtcttattaactctgttttttcctagagctccaggaagaaatcccagccagcgtttcaccctagctgtgatttgggggggcgtgtcaaaattataaagggaagggtaaacacctttaaaatccctcctggccagaggaaaaatcctttcacctgtaaagggttaagaagctaggatgacctcgctggcacctgaccaaaatgaccaatgaggagataagatactttcaaaagctgggaggagggagaaaaacaaagggtctggatctgtgtgtgtgatgcttttgccggggacagaacaggaatggagtcttagaacttagtaagtaatctagctagatatgcgttagattatgatttctttaaatggctgagaaaataagttgtgctgaatagaatggatattcctgtctgtgtgtctttttgtaacttaaggttttgcctagagagattctctatggtttgaatctaattaccctgtaaggtatttaccatcctgattttacagaggtgattctttttactgtttcttctattaaaatgtttcttttcaagaactgaatgctttttttattgttctaagatccaagggtttgggtctgtggtcacctatgcaaattggtgaggatttttaccaaaccttccccaggaagtggggtgcaagggttgagaggattttggggggaaagacgtttccaaacaacattttcccaataaacccagataaacatttggtggtggcagtggaagtgcaagggcaaagggtaaaatagtttgtaccttggggaagttttaacctaagctggtaaaagtaagcttggggggttttcatgcaggtccccacatttgtaccctagagttcagagtggggaaggaaccttgacatagccAAACTGCATTTCCTGTTGAAAAAGCATTGTGATGGACAGTTCCCAAGCAGCTCACTCTATTTGCGACTCTCCTCCAGTCGCATAGCAGAATATCTTGTTTTCATCAAGGAGTCGACTATGTATCTTGTATGCAGTCCAGCCACATATCAGATATCTTCGTTCTTCTTAATGCACAGCTTTGATTggcttctctccctggcagctttcTCTCCATTCCTAATTTAAATAATATCCCTCTAGATTTTGTTTTAGAAACTCCTAAGCTAGCAGTTTGATTCCCCTCTGTTTATGGGAGGGGCTCTTCTGTTGGTACTTGCTTTCTCCACAGATTTTTAAACCTCTCATCTCCAGCATCTTCTCATTCAGGCACTAGGACATGACAACCTGCAACCTCGTGTCACCCACTCTTCCCTTTTAgttgtctctgcatttcagtgACAGCTACTGAAGAAGAGTTTGAGTTCAGCTCTCTCCCTTCCCAGTATAACCCACTATAACCAAGGAACTCTTCGGCATCCCTGCCGGGGGATACTGCTTTTgccaacacacccacccaccccatttCAAATGGCCCAAGTTAAACAAGGGGATATGCCACGAACTAAAAGCATTCTGCTTCCATTTCAGCAACGAGACAGCACTATTCCCAAGGATTTGTTCTTAACAGACGTGTGGTCACCTAGGGACACTACCTACTAATGGGCTTGAAGACACATTTCAAATGTGTGGCCACATGGTCCTTGCAAACCAGCACTGGCTTGGATATCCGGAGAGCTgcgttctgttcccagctctgctatctGATGTTGGGTCTCTGTTTCCCCTTTCGCCTCTCAGTCTGGGATTTTCAGTCCCCCTCCTATGAAAATCCCAGGTTAGAGCCGTGCGAGTAACAAGGTGGTTAACAAATAGGAGGATATCTCATCTGTCTCCTCTGAATTCACTATCAGCTCCAGAAGTTAATGAGGAGCGGCTCTGCAGGAGCCCCAGGTAAAATGTCAGCagcactccactgccccctccttTTACTGCCTGACGTCTACCTGGCTGCTCATCTCTCTCCTCTTCGGACAGCACTTTCCGCTGCTGCTACATCAGCTTTGTTTCCTTTCCCGACTAGTGACTTTTGCCATGCAGCAGCCTCCATCTAAATGGGCATCCCTTGTCCTGGGGCCCAGGcaaactctctcccctccttcagATCCCTCTTCCAAACGCATTTCTTCCCCCGCGATCCCTCAGTCAGTAACTCTGTCAGGAATACCCTTGAGATAATAACATagttcagaaagagagagaaagagagatcttTTCTGCATGGACCATGGGCCTCAGGTTTGCACCTAagagttaggttgacctagctacactGCTCAGGACTGGTGATAGCACTTGGTTGTTGTCCCTGTCAGACAACCCATCAACATTGCCCTGGCTGGGGACTCCCCCTCCAGAGGAAGAAATCTCCAGGTGTTTCTCTGGCTGGTTTCAGATCTCTGTGCTCTGTGATGAGAGACCATTTGAATGgtcattgggccaaagagagagtGTGTGGATTCATAACCTGGTAGTTAGCGcattcacctgggaggtgggaaaacCACAGGTAAGTCCCTGGTCCaatgattatttaattattttaacaaaGTGGAAGAGTTTTGACAGGAGAGATGGGGACACATCCTGCCTCTtgtccccaccccaagccccctaAGCAGCACCCTAACCACTCACCTGAGAGATGGGAGTCCAAGTTCAAATCCATTATCTgcatcaggcagagtggggaatgaCCCTGGGCCTCCCACATCCCCGGTGAGTACACTAACCCATGTTCATGATGAGTTTTAGGCTGAACAAAACCAGACAATAATTATTGAATGACTCTAGACACTGAGActgaaaaagttaaaactttataactgctaaaacacaaattgtctcCAGCACATGCAAAAACATACAAAGTAAACAGCCTTAAATCAAATTGTAGTATGTtctcaagctgcatttttctttctttgccggTCTGTAGCTTTCTATAATTTTCTACGGAAATATTTTTTTCGTCAGTTTGAGTGTGCACGGTGAAATCAACACGTACTGATATTTACAGATTAAAATCGAATGCTTCTAAGCCTCTTTGTACTGTGGACAACAATTATTATATAAAGTGGGTACAATGGGTAAATTATATTTGAATTGCATGTTATTTTAATAGGTGAAAtcctgctccattgaagtcaatggcagttttgctatTCATTTCGGCAGGGCCAGGATATCACCCAATATTTTTGACCCTGGAGAAGTCTTGATGATCTCACTCTATCCAGTTAGCAACTCCCTTCTTCTTTGCCACAAGTCATCACTAGCTATTCTGAAGAAATGACCACACAACACCAAAGAGAAAGATCCATTTCCCACATTTCCCACTCCTCAGTTTATTGCCATTTCACTGACAGCTAAAACAATGACCGAACAGTCTCTAAATTCTTGTGAAAGCTGTAAATTTACTGACTGCTTTTCTTAGGGCCTTTTTtacctccttgttcctcaggctgtagatgaatGGATTGAGCAGGGGCGTCAGGATGGTGTAGAAGATGGAGAACACTTTGTTCAGGTCTTGTAGTGTCTTAGTTTTGGGGAGGAGATAAACAATGATCAGGGTCCCATAGAAAGTTGTAATCACaatgaggtgagaggagcagatggaaaaggccttttgccGCCCGGTGGTGGAAGGGATTCTCAGGATGGAGGTGATGATACAAATGTAAGATGTTACAGTTAGTAGAGATGGGGGCAGTGAACATACACCCGACAGGACAACACCCAAAAGTTTTATCAGACGGGTGTCGCTGCAGGAGAGATCTATCACTGGGGTTAAGTCACAAAAGAAGTGATCAATCTTACCGGGGCCACAGAAAGGCAGTTGTGACATCAAAGAAGTTATTATGGTAACAGGCAAAAACCCATTTATCCAAGACCCAGCTGCTAGCAGGACACAGAATCTGCCATTCATATGGGCTCCATAGTACAGTGGTTTGCATATTGCTAAATACCGATCATAAGACATTGCAGCTAAGAGATAACATTCTGTGGCTCCAAATAAACCAAACAAATAATATTGTGTGAGGCAGCGCTGGACAGAAATGGTTCTGTCCCCCgtcaggagactggccagcagcctgggcaggatggtggaggtgtagcaggtctccaagcaggacaagttccccaggaagaaatacatgggagTGTGCAAGTGCTGATCAGTTACAATGAGTGTAATGATGAGGATGTTCCCTACCATGCTCAAAATGTAGATCactgaaaaaagaagaaagagaagaattTGCAGCTCTGGGAGATCCCCAAATCCCAGTAGAATGAATTCTGTAGCCGTTTTATTGCTCCAGACTGCACTGGCCATAGGTAGTAGTTAAAGAAAATCCCACATCCCCTGAAAGAGAACATAAAATACATGTGAAGATTAACTCACCAGCAGCAATTAATGCCAtaagtttcttttttttaatgtcttctgCTGGTCACTAGAGGAATGCAACCCAAGCTGTAAACTGACAGACAACTCAATGTCTGTAACAGATTTTTGATCTCCAAGAACAGCAGCTTAAAGACACTGTCGTTCTAGATGGACGCTGAGTTTTTGACACCAAATATCAGGCTAGATATTCATCTGGTAAAGAAGTACAGGTTATATCAGCGTGAAGAACTGCATGGAAAGCACCGGAAgtcctttttattactgaccttggcacagaaagtgggaatgtgctaataaagtttgcggatgacacgaagctgggaggtattgccaatacaaagAGGGatcgggatatcatacaggaagatctggatgaccttttaAACTGgcataatagtaataggatgaaatttaatcatgaaaagtgcaaggtcatgcatttagggattaataacaagaatttctgttacaAACGGgagacgcatcacttggaagtaacagaggaggagaaggacctcggagtattggttgatcacaggatgactatgagccgccaatgtgatgtggccatgaaaaaagctaatgtggtcttgggatgcatcaggcgaggtgtTTCCAGTAGAGCTAAGGGGGTGTTAGTTGTACCATTATACCGTTACCTTTATACaaggtactggtgagacctcatctggaatactgtgtgtagttctggtctcccatggtTAAGAAGGATgaactcaaactggaacaggtacagagaagggctactaggatgatccgaggaatggaaaacctgtcctatgaaaggagactcaatgagcttggcttgtttagcctaactcaaagaaggctgagaggggatatgactgctatctataaatatatcagagggataaattccagagagggagaggaattatttaagctcagtacataagttaggggtttgttacaggagttggtgggtgagattccatggcctgcgttgtgcaggaggtcagactagacgatcataacggtcccttctgaccttaaagtctatgattctatgattctataacaacaatcttttattttatttttgtgctggCTTTAAGAAAATTGGTCAGCTTCATGGAGCTGCATGAATTTGTCAtgttctagaacaggggttctcaaactgcaggtcatgacccctcagggggtcatgaggttattatgtggggtattgtgagctgtcagcttccacccccaaaccccgctttgcctccaacatttataatagtgttaaatttttttgaaatgttattttaatttataaggggggtcgcactcagaggcttgctgtgtgaaagggctcACCAAtacaaatgtttgagaaccaGAACATTAAAATATTTGGAAAGCCCATTCAGTGTATTCTCTGCAAGGGTGTTTTGTTTGATCCCACCCCATGCTGCCCTGGTCTGCAGAATGCAAGCCAGGAGCATCAAACCGTGATTTCAAAGGACCGAGCATTTACATGGTGAACCAGAATGGCCAGAGTTACACTATCAAGAGTTCAAAAACAACCCAAAGATAAAATTCAGAGGTTTGAAAAGGGATATTCCCCTGCCTTAGCGTATAGGACAATTAAATGGCTAATTAAATGGGTGGGTTGGAAGAAAGCTGATTTGTGCACCTACCTCTTAAGTAGCTTGtgcaggagacaggatactaCACTGTGTGGATCAATGATCTCATCTGATCAAGCCGTTCCTATGGTTCCAAACTATACTCCTCAGGCTGATAGTTCCAAACCTGCCTTGGGGAGCGGGGTGCACAGTAAAGAGGGTATGCAAAGCTCAGCCTATACAGCTAAAACATTGTTAGCATCTATCTAGCACTAAGTTTCTCAACAGCTCAGGGAGGCAAATCCCCTCCTGAAAGGTAAAACACAGCCGTGAGCAGGGAGGATGGACTTTATCAGCCGCTCACTCTTGTCCATCTGCAATTCTGATTTAACTGAAAAGAGTCTTGAAGGTTGATTCACCTCTAAAAAGGGTCTATTTCAAGCTGGAATCGTTTGATAGGACTCCTTTTTTCAGGATGAAGGTTTGACTGTCCGTCTTCTAATGTCATCTCTCCATGTAGCTGATTTCCTTCAACAAGCAGATTCCAGTCTGGATGTCCTAGTTCTGCTGCGTGTTTGGTGTACGTTGTGCCTTGTCTAAAAGTGCCAGTCTCTGGTGTCTCATTATTTACCCTTCCTGCAAGAAGGTGAAATCTCCCAGGACACTTCTGCAGATGGGATTTTTGAATCCATGTCTAGGACAACTGGGACATTGTTAAGAACGTCAAACTCCTAACCTCAAAAGGAACGAGTTGGAGGACATAGAACTTCTAACcttcttcattttctctctctttaccaCGTATATTAAATGCCCCCAAACTTTGTgaaagcagagttaaggtttccCAGAGGTGAATCGTGCCCTTCCAGAATGAGGAAAGTCATTaaacttaaacctctgaaaaccaggcagtGGAGAGTTAAAGTACACCTATGTCATTGCAACATGACTTTAACTCTGATTCCTGGAGCAGGCAATAGCCATCACATCTAAGTATGTCGTGGGGGTGCAAAGGTTAAACCACCAATGGAAGTGGTAGCATTTTCTAGCTCTTAATGTCTCCAGATCAAGACCAGAATATGCTTTTGTCAAACATAAGTGATTAGACTCAATGCAAAAGTGACTGGAGAAATTCTCTGgcttgttatacaggaggtcaggctacaGGGTCTGTCGGTCCCCTCTGATTCTGAAATCTACAAACCCATAATCGAGAGATGTGAGGAAGGACTAAAAGAATAGGGTGTTGTTGGGGGGGTGTCCCACAGATTTGAAATCCAGCCTGTGTCTGCCTGTGCTCCAAGTGTGTTCGCGGTATGAGGCGTAGCTGTGTTGAACCGTGGAGGGATTTGCTGGAGCAGCTTGTGATCAGATCTGTTGCTGTGCTATGAAGCTGCGCTTTGAGAGATCGATGGCTCATTGCAGCACTGAGTCCTGTCGGAGGGGCCAATGGAACTATTTGGACCAGGCTCATGCACGGGGGACAGGAATAGGGGATCAAACACCCCCAGAGAAGGAGGTcccccccagatcccagctggggctaTGGCAGCTGCTGCCTATTCCCTCCTTTGTCTGAGGTGTGTCCCTCTCTGTCTCCTGGCCATTGCCCTGAGCAATGGGGCTGTGAATAAGAGGTGTCtctccttacctcccccacccccataccaaCCAGCTggatgggagcaggggaggggaggggcaaggggtggaggcTTCACACCGGATAGGAGAATGTGGAGGTGACAAGCTCCCTTCCATCCACAGCCATGTCCCCCTTCCagtgtttctcccctcccctggcctgacactctcccccaccctcaatcCTCTCCCCTATCTCCCATCCACATTTACCCACGAGTCGTAGagttcaaagccagaagggaccataggGACCATTAGGAGCTCTAGTCTGACTCccgtatagcacaggccattgcATGTCACCTGGCTACCCATGTTTTGGACCCAATAACTAGCATTTGGCTAAAGTATCTTGCGGAATGGCAGCCAGTCTTGGTCTGAAGATATCacaagatggagaatccaccactggtttgttccaatggtcaatCACCCCCACTGCTAAAAAGATGGgacttatttctaatttgaattggtCTGGCTTCATCTTCCAACCGTTGGTTCTTGTACTTCCTCTCTCGGCTGTTGTTACTGCTGTTGTACAGAGGATGATACTGAATCAAATGCCTTGCACAAGTCTAAGTAGATCATGTCGCAGTTCCCTTTGCCAACCCAACTTGTCATCTCAAAGAATGAAGtcaggttagtttgacaagatcggGTTTCCATAAGACCATGTTgactgacattaattatattcctagcctttaattctttatcGGTTGAACCCTGGATCAGCTTTTCTGGTATTTTGCCCAGGATTGTTGTCAGGACAACCGGCCTATCAGTACCCAATCACCCTGCTTGccttttttgaatattggcacaagaTTATCTCCCTCAAGCCCCACCCCTTGCCATGGCCCCAAACCCATCTCCTgtctcccacctctgccccacacaTTCACCATCACTCTTCACCCTCTAATATTTCCTAGCTCTGAATCCAAAATAAGGACCTGGAAATGCAATGAGTAGCTCACCTTAGAGGCAGGGTATGTCAGAAATCCCTTGACCA from Natator depressus isolate rNatDep1 chromosome 13, rNatDep2.hap1, whole genome shotgun sequence harbors:
- the LOC141997446 gene encoding olfactory receptor 11A1-like, whose protein sequence is MASAVWSNKTATEFILLGFGDLPELQILLFLLFSVIYILSMVGNILIITLIVTDQHLHTPMYFFLGNLSCLETCYTSTILPRLLASLLTGDRTISVQRCLTQYYLFGLFGATECYLLAAMSYDRYLAICKPLYYGAHMNGRFCVLLAAGSWINGFLPVTIITSLMSQLPFCGPGKIDHFFCDLTPVIDLSCSDTRLIKLLGVVLSGVCSLPPSLLTVTSYICIITSILRIPSTTGRQKAFSICSSHLIVITTFYGTLIIVYLLPKTKTLQDLNKVFSIFYTILTPLLNPFIYSLRNKEVKKALRKAVSKFTAFTRI